In the Blastocatellia bacterium genome, one interval contains:
- a CDS encoding radical SAM protein, which translates to MKTHELERISETLGGNLPVLVVAGGEPFTRKDLPDVAKAFYKNNELESIYLMSNGQIQKRILPDVERILRECPKLNVTVALGIDGVEEDHDKIRQKPGSWKIATDTARQLQKLKQSFPNLDIQTCTCFMNSNQDRIFEWYDFLKHDLKPDKINVNYIRPPSAKPKELEIDLDRYRKLAHMIDDDSRTAAIKNSYSGSAGIFKAAIDIYMHELIARTEVEKKAQLRCWAGTAGAVIYDEGTISSCENLDSVGNLRDYNWDFQAFWNTAAMAERRKKVKDGCYCTHESNCYYPSLPFNASHLIQIKKLEKQMRNSQREINLKPQLA; encoded by the coding sequence ATGAAAACCCATGAACTTGAGCGAATTAGCGAAACTTTAGGCGGAAATCTACCAGTATTAGTTGTTGCAGGTGGTGAGCCTTTTACCCGTAAAGACTTACCAGATGTTGCAAAAGCTTTTTATAAAAATAATGAGCTAGAATCAATTTATTTAATGAGCAATGGACAAATCCAAAAACGTATCTTACCAGACGTAGAACGCATTTTGCGCGAATGCCCAAAACTTAATGTCACTGTTGCACTTGGTATTGATGGCGTAGAAGAAGACCATGACAAAATTCGTCAAAAGCCAGGTAGCTGGAAAATTGCTACTGATACAGCCCGCCAATTACAAAAATTAAAGCAATCTTTCCCAAATCTGGATATTCAAACCTGTACCTGCTTTATGAATAGCAACCAAGACAGAATTTTTGAATGGTATGATTTCTTAAAACACGACCTAAAACCAGATAAAATCAATGTTAACTATATCCGACCACCTTCGGCAAAACCAAAAGAACTAGAAATAGACCTAGATCGCTATCGTAAGCTTGCACATATGATTGATGATGATTCTCGAACGGCTGCAATAAAAAATAGTTATTCAGGGTCAGCAGGGATTTTTAAGGCTGCTATTGATATTTATATGCATGAATTAATTGCTCGCACAGAAGTAGAAAAGAAAGCTCAACTACGATGCTGGGCCGGTACTGCTGGAGCAGTTATTTATGATGAAGGTACAATTTCTAGCTGTGAAAATTTAGATTCTGTAGGAAACCTTAGAGATTATAATTGGGACTTCCAAGCTTTTTGGAATACAGCAGCTATGGCAGAACGTCGTAAAAAAGTAAAAGACGGCTGCTATTGCACACATGAAAGCAATTGTTATTATCCTTCTCTACCATTTAATGCTAGCCATTTAATTCAAATTAAAAAGCTAGAAAAACAAATGCGTAATTCCCAAAGAGAGATAAATCTTAAACCACAATTAGCTTAA
- a CDS encoding acyl-CoA dehydrogenase yields the protein MTEQTNLGAALTVFSEDEQLLRDTISDFAVNKVRPLVRQMDEEAHLDKSIIQQCFDLNLMGIHIPENYGGASGSFFMSIIAVEELSRVDASLGVCVDVQNTLVNNAFLRWGSDKIKEKYLPQLATKSVGAYALSEAGSGSDAFAMGTRAEDKGDHFILNGRKLWITNANEADIFIVFANANPSAGYRGITAFVVERGFKGFTVGKKEDKLGIRASSTCELLLEDCEVPKENVLGEVGKGYKVSIETLNEGRIGIGAQMIGLARGALEYATSYAKERVQFGKPIADFQAIQFQLAEMATELEAAKLMVYNAARLKDAGLGFIKEAAMAKYYSSVVAERVTSMAVEIYGGYGYTKDYPAEKYFRDAKIGKIYEGTSNMQLQTIAKIILGDR from the coding sequence ATGACTGAACAAACAAATTTAGGTGCAGCACTAACAGTTTTTAGCGAAGATGAACAACTTCTTAGAGATACTATTTCAGACTTTGCTGTTAATAAAGTACGTCCACTTGTGCGCCAAATGGATGAAGAAGCACATTTAGATAAAAGTATTATTCAGCAATGTTTTGATCTTAATTTAATGGGAATCCATATTCCAGAAAACTATGGTGGAGCTAGTGGATCTTTTTTTATGTCCATTATTGCTGTTGAAGAGCTTTCTCGTGTAGATGCTTCTTTAGGTGTTTGTGTTGATGTCCAAAATACCCTAGTTAATAATGCCTTTTTACGTTGGGGTAGCGATAAAATTAAAGAAAAATACTTACCTCAACTAGCTACTAAATCTGTTGGAGCTTATGCACTTTCTGAAGCTGGATCTGGCTCAGATGCTTTTGCTATGGGAACACGAGCCGAAGATAAGGGAGATCATTTTATTCTAAATGGTCGTAAACTTTGGATTACTAATGCTAATGAAGCAGATATTTTTATTGTTTTTGCTAATGCTAACCCATCTGCGGGCTATCGTGGAATTACAGCCTTTGTTGTAGAGCGAGGCTTTAAGGGTTTTACTGTAGGTAAAAAAGAAGATAAATTAGGTATTCGTGCTTCATCTACCTGTGAGTTACTTTTAGAAGATTGTGAAGTACCAAAAGAAAATGTTTTAGGTGAAGTAGGAAAAGGTTATAAAGTTTCAATTGAAACATTAAATGAAGGTCGAATTGGTATTGGTGCGCAAATGATCGGGCTGGCACGAGGAGCTTTAGAATATGCAACCTCTTATGCTAAGGAAAGAGTCCAATTTGGTAAACCTATTGCTGATTTTCAAGCTATTCAATTTCAATTAGCTGAAATGGCTACAGAACTAGAAGCAGCTAAACTTATGGTTTATAACGCTGCACGCTTAAAAGACGCTGGGCTTGGATTTATTAAAGAAGCTGCTATGGCTAAATATTACTCATCTGTTGTTGCAGAACGTGTTACTTCTATGGCAGTAGAGATTTATGGTGGATATGGCTATACTAAAGACTATCCAGCAGAAAAGTATTTTCGAGATGCTAAAATAGGTAAAATCTATGAAGGCACTTCTAATATGCAACTTCAAACGATTGCTAAAATTATTCTTGGTGATCGGTAA
- the rsmB gene encoding 16S rRNA (cytosine(967)-C(5))-methyltransferase RsmB codes for MKNLNHCAKLSSARQVAFQILWRVMTEQAFATNLLVSNLTTKLSSLDRSLTQEIVLGSLRQERYLDYFLEKIGGLKLNKLDKEVLIILRLGFYQIHFLSRIPDYAVVNDCVNLTKISGKASASRLVNAVLRKLTRLQIKEKISCQDPIEEIALNHSHPTWLIKNWVNHYGLSVAQSIAESNNKPNPICFRVNNLKITTSQILELLKRNNVVIQPSSLLEAAFCLMEGDSQILLKLAREGKIYLQDVASQLIAHLVTAEKGMRIFDACAAPGGKTTLIASLMENQGLIIAGDLHLARVKLIQQTAKKLGVSIINSICCDVTKHVPINQNILFDRVLVDAPCSGTGTLRHNPEIKWRLFPEKLEELSKLQLEIISNCANLVKSKGRLIYSTCSLEYEENEQVIEKFLSKNKNFRLVKAEVPELLITKEGFIRTFPYRDNTEGFFAALMEKTN; via the coding sequence ATGAAAAACCTTAATCATTGTGCCAAGCTTAGCTCTGCCCGCCAAGTTGCTTTTCAAATACTTTGGCGGGTAATGACTGAGCAAGCTTTTGCTACTAACCTTTTAGTCTCAAACTTAACCACAAAACTTTCTTCTTTAGATCGCTCATTAACACAAGAAATTGTTCTAGGCAGTTTAAGACAAGAACGCTACTTAGATTATTTTTTAGAAAAAATAGGTGGCTTAAAGTTAAATAAGCTAGATAAAGAGGTTTTAATAATCCTTCGTCTAGGTTTTTATCAAATCCACTTTTTAAGCCGTATTCCTGATTATGCTGTAGTAAATGATTGTGTAAATTTAACAAAAATTAGCGGCAAAGCTTCTGCTAGTCGGCTTGTAAATGCAGTATTAAGAAAACTTACTAGACTACAGATAAAAGAAAAAATTTCCTGCCAAGACCCTATAGAAGAAATTGCATTAAACCATTCCCATCCTACTTGGTTGATTAAAAATTGGGTAAATCATTATGGATTAAGCGTTGCTCAATCAATAGCCGAATCCAACAATAAGCCAAATCCAATATGTTTTAGAGTAAATAACTTAAAAATTACTACTAGTCAAATATTAGAGTTACTTAAGAGAAATAATGTAGTTATTCAGCCAAGCAGTTTATTAGAAGCAGCTTTTTGCTTGATGGAAGGTGATAGTCAAATTTTACTTAAGCTAGCTAGAGAAGGAAAAATTTATTTACAAGATGTAGCCTCTCAATTAATTGCTCATTTAGTTACAGCAGAAAAAGGAATGAGAATTTTTGATGCTTGTGCTGCTCCAGGTGGAAAAACTACTCTCATAGCTTCACTTATGGAAAATCAAGGCTTAATTATTGCAGGAGATTTACATTTAGCTAGAGTTAAATTAATCCAACAAACAGCTAAGAAACTTGGAGTAAGTATAATTAATTCTATCTGTTGTGATGTAACTAAGCATGTGCCAATCAATCAAAATATTTTATTTGACCGTGTGTTGGTAGATGCTCCTTGTAGTGGGACAGGTACTTTAAGACATAATCCAGAAATAAAATGGCGACTATTTCCAGAAAAACTAGAAGAATTAAGTAAGTTACAATTAGAAATTATAAGTAATTGTGCTAATTTAGTAAAAAGTAAAGGAAGGCTTATTTATTCAACTTGTTCTCTGGAATATGAAGAAAATGAACAGGTTATAGAAAAGTTTCTTAGCAAAAATAAAAACTTTCGACTAGTAAAAGCAGAAGTCCCAGAACTTTTAATTACTAAAGAAGGGTTTATACGTACTTTTCCATATAGAGATAATACAGAAGGTTTTTTTGCTGCCTTAATGGAAAAAACTAATTAA
- a CDS encoding outer membrane lipoprotein carrier protein LolA yields the protein MRKIVLSFLICLLLTFSMIGISPSASANVKGAEAVLAQMEVVGKSLNSLVANIWQQKKNTQIGIDDPVETGQLYYLPGKNGAVKLRIDISNPTKKTVVITGDQLKFYQPSIEQMLVTSLKSTKSSQSFGSLAITFGSVSAIRANYDVKFVKDEKIQGEDASLLHLTPKAGGPYKSIDIWISQSSWLPIQENLVEGNDDITTIKLSNLKKNTSFDVKGLIDNFAPPKSTKIVKG from the coding sequence ATGAGAAAAATAGTTTTATCCTTTTTAATATGTTTATTATTAACTTTTTCTATGATAGGAATTTCTCCTAGTGCATCAGCAAATGTAAAAGGTGCCGAAGCCGTTTTAGCACAAATGGAGGTAGTTGGAAAAAGTCTAAACTCTTTAGTAGCAAATATTTGGCAACAAAAGAAAAATACTCAAATAGGAATAGATGATCCAGTAGAAACAGGTCAACTTTACTATCTACCTGGCAAAAATGGGGCAGTAAAATTAAGAATAGATATTAGCAATCCTACAAAAAAGACAGTCGTTATTACAGGAGATCAGCTAAAGTTTTACCAACCTTCTATTGAGCAAATGTTAGTTACTTCATTGAAAAGTACAAAAAGCTCCCAATCCTTTGGTTCTCTAGCAATAACTTTTGGCTCAGTTTCTGCAATTAGAGCAAATTATGATGTAAAGTTTGTTAAAGATGAAAAAATCCAAGGCGAAGACGCTTCACTACTTCATCTTACACCAAAGGCGGGGGGCCCTTATAAAAGCATAGATATTTGGATTTCTCAAAGCTCCTGGCTACCTATTCAAGAGAACCTAGTAGAAGGTAATGATGATATTACTACTATAAAGTTAAGCAACTTAAAGAAGAATACTAGTTTTGATGTAAAAGGGTTAATAGATAATTTTGCTCCTCCAAAGTCAACTAAAATTGTTAAAGGCTAA
- a CDS encoding ABC transporter ATP-binding protein — MKTILQTIDLKMTYVIGKVPVNALRGVNLNVNEGEFVAIMGPSGCGKSTMLHILGGMLKPTSGSVIIDGEDLAKMSDGDRTEVRRRKIGFVFQKFNLFPTLSAEGNISLAEKIRMNGNHKNDFARRTEILRLLNLESRLHHKPLELSGGEQQRVAIARALVGHPAIVLADEPTGNLDSENSQIVLKMLQELNSKFGQTIIMITHSPEASAVAQRVVNMRDGQIVN, encoded by the coding sequence ATGAAAACAATACTTCAAACTATAGATTTAAAAATGACTTATGTAATTGGCAAAGTCCCAGTAAATGCCTTAAGAGGTGTTAACTTAAATGTAAATGAAGGGGAATTTGTTGCCATAATGGGGCCTTCAGGTTGTGGTAAATCAACAATGCTACATATTTTGGGTGGGATGTTAAAGCCTACTTCAGGTAGCGTTATAATTGATGGCGAAGATCTAGCAAAAATGAGCGATGGCGACCGAACAGAAGTAAGACGGCGTAAAATTGGTTTTGTTTTCCAAAAATTTAACCTTTTCCCTACTTTAAGTGCTGAAGGTAATATTAGTTTAGCTGAAAAAATTAGAATGAACGGGAATCATAAAAATGATTTTGCCCGTCGTACAGAAATCTTACGGTTGCTAAATTTAGAAAGTCGGCTCCATCATAAACCGCTTGAACTCTCAGGCGGAGAACAACAAAGAGTTGCTATTGCTCGTGCTTTAGTTGGACATCCTGCAATTGTGCTAGCTGATGAACCAACAGGAAATTTAGATAGTGAAAATTCCCAAATTGTGTTGAAAATGCTGCAAGAGCTAAATAGCAAATTTGGTCAAACTATTATAATGATTACACATAGCCCAGAAGCCTCGGCTGTTGCTCAACGTGTTGTAAATATGCGGGATGGGCAAATAGTGAATTAG
- a CDS encoding ABC transporter permease, which yields MSKSLVTANLRQRPVRTLISVVGVALGIVLVILMVGLSHGVLQEQGRRNSNVGAEILFTRPNNYGPGTSSVLSLPVQYSTKIAEVSGVSAVSPVGQYLKPSNQSFGMEMVEGIEMESYQKVTSLKVTEGQPLVADDEVLVDPIYCRDRKVKLGDKIDLFGRSFRIAGVYQPEIGARIKIKLSVMQELLGSKERCSLVYVKCLATDTEEKVAENILAALPGNKILFTREIQGLYEKGLPAINIFVKAVVVVALVISVLVIMLAMYTTITERTREIGILKSLGASKFFIIAEIEKEALLISVLGVLLGYAVALTGRWLIIKNTSLIIDLEPEWLLYAAIVGLSSGVIGALYPALRVANQDPVKALSYE from the coding sequence ATGAGTAAAAGTTTAGTTACTGCTAATTTACGTCAACGACCTGTAAGAACATTAATTAGTGTTGTAGGTGTAGCACTGGGGATTGTACTAGTAATTTTAATGGTAGGTCTCTCCCATGGTGTTTTGCAAGAACAAGGGCGGCGTAATTCTAATGTTGGAGCAGAAATTCTTTTTACACGTCCTAATAATTATGGCCCTGGTACTAGCTCAGTATTATCTCTACCAGTACAATACAGCACTAAAATAGCAGAAGTTTCAGGAGTTTCGGCTGTTAGCCCAGTAGGGCAATACTTAAAACCCTCTAACCAAAGTTTTGGTATGGAAATGGTAGAAGGTATTGAGATGGAGAGTTATCAAAAAGTTACTTCTCTAAAAGTTACTGAAGGACAGCCCTTAGTTGCAGATGATGAAGTGTTAGTAGATCCGATTTATTGTCGAGATAGAAAAGTTAAACTAGGCGATAAAATAGACCTTTTTGGACGTAGTTTTCGCATTGCAGGAGTTTATCAACCAGAAATTGGTGCAAGAATAAAAATTAAACTTTCTGTTATGCAAGAGCTTTTAGGTTCAAAAGAGCGTTGCAGCCTGGTTTATGTTAAATGTCTAGCTACAGATACTGAAGAAAAAGTAGCTGAAAATATCTTAGCCGCTTTGCCAGGTAATAAAATACTTTTTACTCGTGAAATACAAGGGCTTTATGAAAAGGGTTTACCCGCTATTAACATCTTTGTTAAAGCTGTAGTAGTAGTAGCATTAGTTATTAGTGTACTAGTAATTATGCTGGCTATGTATACAACAATTACAGAAAGAACTAGAGAAATAGGTATCTTAAAAAGCTTAGGAGCTTCAAAATTCTTTATTATTGCTGAGATTGAAAAGGAAGCTTTATTAATTAGTGTACTAGGTGTTTTACTAGGTTACGCAGTTGCGTTAACTGGCAGATGGTTAATAATAAAAAACACTTCATTAATCATAGATTTAGAGCCAGAGTGGTTACTCTATGCTGCAATAGTTGGGCTAAGTAGTGGTGTAATAGGCGCGCTTTATCCAGCCCTACGAGTTGCTAATCAAGACCCTGTTAAAGCTCTAAGTTACGAATAA
- a CDS encoding S9 family peptidase — protein sequence MGPDNYAFSPDGKEVCFSRNTDKVEAISTNNELFIVSIKGGEAKKISTSLGSDVSPSYSPDGRFIAYRSQERAGFEADRSRLMLYDRASGKTRSISESLDRSIEEMVWAPDSKKIYFTAIDNGYIPIYTIDVTTLEIKKIVDKTCNGELSISSEGNRLVFSRSSMTQPSEVFLLRTENLAEKQLTDHNKELLSKRQLVEGEDIYSTSPADGAKVHSILLKPIGFQPGKKYPMVVLIHGGPQGAWEHNFGYRWNANIYTSAGYVVLMPNPRGSIGYGQKFTDEISGDWGGKCYQDIMSAVDQTISLGFVDQNRIGAAGGSFGGYMVNWILGHTNRFKALVSHVGVYNLVSMYGATEELWFTDWEFKGTPWTNRDLYEKYSPSNFVKNFKTPTLVIHGELDYRVPVGEGIQLFTALQRMDVPSRLLYFPDEGHWILKPQNSELWYGTVLNWFETHLNK from the coding sequence GTGGGCCCGGATAATTATGCTTTTTCTCCTGATGGCAAAGAAGTTTGTTTTTCTCGTAATACCGATAAAGTAGAAGCTATTAGTACAAACAATGAGCTATTTATTGTTTCTATAAAAGGTGGAGAGGCAAAGAAAATTTCTACGTCTTTAGGTTCAGATGTTAGCCCAAGTTATTCTCCTGATGGACGCTTTATTGCTTATCGTTCACAAGAAAGAGCAGGTTTTGAAGCTGATCGTTCAAGACTTATGCTCTATGACCGTGCTAGTGGCAAGACTCGTAGCATTAGCGAAAGCTTAGACCGTTCAATAGAAGAAATGGTTTGGGCACCAGACAGCAAAAAAATCTACTTTACAGCTATAGACAATGGCTATATTCCAATCTATACAATTGATGTAACTACTTTAGAAATCAAGAAAATAGTTGATAAAACTTGTAATGGCGAACTTTCTATTAGCTCAGAAGGAAATAGACTAGTTTTTTCTCGTAGTTCTATGACACAGCCTAGTGAAGTTTTTCTACTTAGAACAGAAAATTTAGCAGAAAAACAACTTACTGACCATAATAAGGAACTACTTTCTAAACGCCAACTAGTTGAAGGTGAAGATATTTATAGCACTAGCCCTGCGGATGGTGCAAAAGTACATTCTATTTTACTTAAGCCGATTGGGTTTCAACCTGGAAAAAAATATCCTATGGTAGTTTTAATTCATGGTGGCCCACAAGGTGCTTGGGAACATAATTTTGGCTATCGCTGGAATGCAAATATTTATACCTCGGCTGGCTATGTAGTTCTAATGCCTAATCCACGTGGAAGTATTGGTTATGGACAAAAGTTTACAGATGAAATTAGTGGGGATTGGGGCGGTAAATGTTATCAAGATATAATGAGCGCGGTAGATCAGACAATTTCTTTAGGTTTTGTTGATCAAAACCGGATTGGTGCTGCTGGAGGGTCTTTTGGTGGTTATATGGTTAATTGGATACTTGGGCATACTAACCGTTTCAAAGCTTTAGTTTCTCATGTTGGGGTTTATAATTTAGTTAGTATGTATGGAGCAACCGAAGAACTTTGGTTTACAGACTGGGAATTTAAGGGAACACCTTGGACTAATCGAGATCTTTATGAAAAATATTCTCCAAGTAATTTTGTAAAAAACTTTAAGACTCCTACTTTAGTTATTCATGGTGAATTGGATTATCGTGTACCTGTTGGAGAAGGAATACAGCTTTTTACCGCTCTACAAAGAATGGATGTCCCATCTCGCTTACTTTATTTCCCTGATGAGGGCCACTGGATCTTAAAGCCACAAAATAGCGAGCTTTGGTATGGCACTGTACTTAACTGGTTTGAAACTCACTTAAACAAATAG
- a CDS encoding PD40 domain-containing protein → MKRLFSVLALMLALALVASAQAPTGLKVNDLFKFKRVGDPQVSPDGKTVAYVVTTYDRDTNKRTSQIHLTTVADGSVEVLAESAGKEGRPRWSADGKQLAFISSRDGASQIWTYNVETKTNQKLTTISTEAADLVW, encoded by the coding sequence ATGAAAAGATTGTTTTCTGTACTAGCTTTAATGCTAGCTTTAGCCTTAGTTGCAAGTGCGCAAGCTCCAACAGGCTTAAAAGTAAATGATTTATTTAAGTTTAAGCGGGTAGGAGATCCTCAAGTTTCTCCAGATGGTAAGACAGTTGCTTATGTAGTAACAACTTATGATCGAGATACTAATAAGCGAACTAGCCAAATTCATTTAACTACGGTTGCTGATGGAAGCGTGGAAGTGTTGGCAGAAAGTGCAGGTAAAGAAGGTCGTCCACGTTGGTCAGCAGATGGTAAACAGCTAGCCTTTATTTCATCACGTGATGGAGCAAGTCAAATTTGGACTTATAATGTTGAAACTAAAACTAATCAAAAATTGACCACTATTTCTACAGAAGCAGCAGATTTAGTTTGGTAG